One segment of Trachemys scripta elegans isolate TJP31775 chromosome 1, CAS_Tse_1.0, whole genome shotgun sequence DNA contains the following:
- the LOC117870773 gene encoding uncharacterized protein LOC117870773 isoform X2 yields the protein MIKRRAPQASKVTKCTKFCDDKLLIDPMVLKKKLNRMATEPGAFAVLSSLLLYITDLAACDPQMPRKKAKWAEGKGNKVIYNPECQSANTSKRPTRFQLLQSKFMNNNREPYIKKTREVGKLIIKEKQWVNRGCLNATVNKLDKNKEKKGSGQALEENKKIMPNERVKWNGLSGKNTVKNILKKFLAAEEKETKEKASVWKKKEPNSNLPKIISKNSVFSKLKEKFEQASSVCSATEAKTLLLRKGEKNNTKVPSRTPIHKPEVTVLHTVTAPVLNSPQSQYLVCTTAPMPRFSVVTEISHPWSWLTNNTESNQPFDHGTQMVEMSDSDSKHDIKPGKNEMPENRAQDREYKGQMQTVQCVMPKVMTDNKDSAETKIDSTNQGPGFLPNLDRSSTFCKNKSLADCIPTLSKPTLSHKGNSTLAGFDTSSLGDNKTAQNVSEDNPSTNLPYSGIAEGSSAYSPQDIKEVGIPKITVNACSSKETEIEFSESEKDPLFASQKCFPEEKLSENIPSFCSPVAQASQNVVPPNDDLQLIVKIPVTDKMPPLMPRQENASDFKGKHSKAAVKREKFHYKQEIFPSSRKNDCKVTAKQEEEPDINPNKLSDCQMQTEQITQESQPHQMLGQQNNIDNFSINVSNPTMTQTNDSKKEKSGIVEGKHICSDFEKDQGPLSSYLMKHRCYIPEENFGKDQLSSNEMASQENNTARERSTLCNLEIYEMPSKYFMKHESDIADENPWPNSETCQSFSSNYLTKHENNATEQRIWHAIEKPQIPSSKDLVKDETYSVEDKKACHNSDEYQLPSSNESAKHKGDIIAKNAMYNRENYQTPPSSSDVINHENNTVKEKNIHHVFEKNELLSPNELGKHENNTAEEISLLSKVEKSQLPSSKALLKPEKNIAVGRMPLNNCEKYRLPSPNESEKHENNTVVKTRPWSNLEQDQLPTPNDTLNYENEMRDENFEKNQFPSSNEMVTHENNSTSERNNLHKYEEYQMLSSDNGLKHENDTMVEKKHKDNSAKEKNSSSFETCQLPLSKNKINTPGPRNTLCSIKYQMPSRDLVENEYDTTEEENTCCNTERYQLFSSRESMKHENNAAEARNIQSNFKNYQKPSSRSIGKHESKTVQERSTHHNFEEYQLLSRNAPQKHGKKGAVERDTLCNPKKNQKPSSSSLVKQENNVTVEKQQQTPLSDDFVKHETETVEEKNKHHSSEKYQLTSSNKLVKHGKNTTVEKKQQIPISNDFRKHETNTVKEKNKHHSSEKCQLTASNKLVTHGKNTAVEKKQQIPIANDFRKHEISTKEKKNPHLKVEKYRLPSSSKLEKHETNSSGKKNSLCDFETYQASLPSDLMKHRSDSTLEENPWHNIDNYQKLPLSNDVSKHDKNPVEQRKTQHGFKKYCKLTSNDLAKHENVAAEGKARRPGSDQRNDRKTELQDCTRTAAHAKYIAESYSEGPLNSSFKPMIVRVSDTFKHHT from the exons ATGATAAAAAGGAGAGCTCCCCAAGCCTCTAAAGT CACTAAATGTACAAAGTTTTGCGATGATAAGCTGCTGATAGATCCCATGGTGCTGAAGAAGAAGCTAAATAGGATGGCAACAGAACCAGGGGCTTTTGCTGTCCTCAGCAGCCTGCTGCTTTACATCACAGACCTCGCGGCCTGCGACCCACAGATGCCGAGGAAGAAGGCAAAATGGGCAGAAGGCAAAGGAAACAAGGTGATTTATAATCCTGAATGCCAAAGTGCAAACACAAGCAAGCGCCCCACAAGATTCCAGCTTTTGCAGTCCAAGTTCATGAACAACAATCGTGAACCTTACATAAAAAAGACAAGAGAAGTTGGCAAGCTAATCATTAAAGAAAAGCAGTGGGTAAACAGGGGCTGTCTAAATGCCACTGTTAACAAATTagacaaaaataaggaaaaaaaaggaagCGGTCAAGCACTAGAAGAGAACAAAAAGATAATGCCCAATGAGAGGGTCAAGTGGAATGGCCTGAGTGGGAAAAATACAGTGAAAAACATTCTGAAGAAATTTTtagctgcagaggagaaagaaaCTAAGGAGAAAGCTTCTGTCTGGAAAAAGAAAGAGCCTAACAGCAATTTGCCAAAAATTATCAGCAAGAATTCTGTTTTCTCCAAACTGAAGGAAAAGTTTGAACAGGCTAGTTCTGTTTGTTCAGCCACAGAGGCAAAAACATTGCTGTTGCGCAAAGGtgagaaaaataatacaaaggtCCCAAGTAGAACACCTATTCACAAACCAGAGGTCACAGTGCTACACACTGTGACAGCCCCAGTTCTAAATAGCCCTCAGTCCCAGTATTTAGTGTGTACGACGGCTCCAATGCCTAGATTCAGTGTTGTGACTGAAATTAGCCATCCTTGGAGCTGGTTGACAAACAACACTGAAAGTAATCAGCCTTTTGATCATGGCACTCAAATGGTAGAGATGAGTGACTCTGACAGCAAACATGATATTAAGCCTGGTAAGAATGAAATGCCAGAAAATAGGGCACAAGACAGAGAGTACAAAGGACAGATGCAAACTGTACAATGTGTAATGCCCAAGGTCATGACTGACAACAAGGACAGTGCAGAGACTAAAATAGATTCCACAAACCAAGGACCTGGTTTTCTTCCTAATCTAGACCGCTCTTCTACTTTCTGTAAAAATAAATCCCTTGCAGACTGCATTCCTACCTTATCTAAACCCACCCTATCTCACAAGGGGAATAGCACATTAGCTGGATTTGATACATCTTCATTAGGGGATAATAAAACTGCTCAAAATGTTAGTGAAGACAATCCGTCTACTAACTTGCCTTATTCTGGTATAGCTGAAGGATCCAGCGCATACAGtccccaggatattaaagaggtTGGTATTCCTAAAATAACAGTGAATGCATGCAGTTCAAAGGAGACAGAAATAGAGTTCTCGGAGTCAGAAAAAGATCCTCTCTTTGCAAGCCAAAAATGTTTCCCGGAGGAGAAACTATCGGAAAATATTCCATCGTTTTGCTCCCCAGTAGCTCAGGCATCTCAGAATGTAGTGCCTCCAAATGATGACCTGCAATTAATTGTCAAAATACCAGTTACTGACAAAATGCCACCGCTGATGCCAAGGCAAGAAAATGCATCCGATTTTAAAGGCAAACATTCCAAAGCAGCTGTAAAAAGAGAGAAATTTCACTATAAACAGGAAATATTTCCTAGTTCTAGAAAAAATGATTGCAAAGTCACAGCTAAGCAAGAAGAGGAGCCAGACATAAATCCAAACAAGCTGTCTGATTGTCAAATGCAAACTGAACAAATAACCCAGGAATCACAACCACATCAAATGCTTGGTCAACAAAATAACATTGATAATTTCAGCATTAACGTATCAAATCCGACTATGACTCAGACAAATGattcaaagaaggaaaaaagtggTATTGTAGAAGGAAAGCATATCTGCTCTGATTTTGAAAAGGACCAAGGTCCATTGTCAAGTTATTTAATGAAGCACAGGTGTTATATTCCAGAAGAGAATTTTGGGAAGGACCAATTATCATCAAATGAAATGGCAAGTCAGGAAAACAATACTGCCAGGGAAAGGAGTACCTTGTGTAATCTGGAGATTTATGAAATGCCATCAAAGTATTTTATGAAGCATGAAAGTGACATTGCAGATGAGAATCCCTGGCCTAATTCTGAGACATGTCAATCATTCTCATCAAATTATTTAACAAAGCACGAAAACAATGCTACAGAACAAAGAATCTGGCATGCTATTGAAAAGCCCCAGATCCCATCATCAAAAGATTTGGTGAAAGATGAAACCTATAGTGTAGAAGATAAGAAGGCTTGTCATAATTCTGATGAGTACCAATTACCTTCTTCAAATGAGTCAGCAAAGCATAAAGGTGATATTATAGCAAAGAATGCTATGTATAACCGTGAGAATTACCAGACACCACCATCATCAAGTGATGTCATAAACCATGAAAATAATACAGTCAAAGAGAAGAATATCCATCATGTTTTTGAGAAGAATGAGTTACTCTCACCAAATGAACTGGGGAAGCATGAAAATAACACTGCAGAAGAGATAAGTCTCTTGAGTAAAGTAGAGAAATCCCAATTACCCTCATCAAAAGCACTGTTGAAGCCTGAAAAGAATATCGCAGTAGGGAGAATGCCCTTGAATAACTGTGAAAAGTACCGACTACCCTCGCCAAATGAATCAGAGAAGCACGAAAATAATACTGTGGTAAAAACAAGACCCTGGAGTAATCTGGAGCAAGACCAACTGCCAACTCCAAATGATACTCTGAATTATGAAAATGAGATGAGAGATGAGAACTTTGAGAAAAACCAGTTTCCTTCCTCAAATGAAATGGTGACTCATGAAAATAATAGTACAAGTGAGAGAAATAACTTACATAAATATGAAGAGTACCAAATGCTGTCTTCAGATAATGGTTTGAAACATGAAAATGATACGATGGTAGAGAAGAAGCATAAGGATAATagtgcaaaagagaagaattCGTCTAGTTTTGAGACATGCCAATTACCCTTATCAAAGAATAAAATTAACACTCCAGGACCAAGAAATACCTTGTGTAGCATCAAATACCAAATGCCATCAAGAGATTTAGTGGAAAATGAATATGATACAACAGAAGAGGAAAACACCTGTTGTAATACTGAGAGATACCAACTGTTCTCATCCCGTGAATCAATGAAACATGAAAATAATGCTGCAGAGGCAAGAAATATCCAGAGTAACTTTAAAAATTACCAAAAGCCATCATCAAGAAGTATAGGGAAGCATGAAAGCAAAACTGTCCAAGAGAGAAGTACCCATCATAATTTTGAAGAGTACCAGTTACTTTCAAGAAATGCACCACAGAAGCATGGAAAGAAAGGTGCAGTAGAGAGAGATACCTTGTGTAACCCTAAGAAGAATCAAAAACCATCATCAAGTTCATTGGTGAAGCAAGAAAATAATGTTACAGTAGAAAAGCAACAACAAACACCATTGTCAGATGATTTTGTGAAGCATGAAACTGAAACTGTGGAAGAGAAGAATAAACATCATAGTTCTGAGAAGTACCAATTAACCTCATCAAATAAATTAGTCAAGCATGGAAAAAATACCACAGTAGAGAAGAAGCAACAAATACCAATATCAAATGATTTTAGAAAGCATGAAACTAACACTGTGAAAGAGAAGAATAAACATCATAGCTCTGAGAAGTGCCAATTAACCGCATCAAATAAATTGGTGACACATGGAAAAAATACTGCAGTAGAGAAAAAGCAACAAATACCAATAGCAAATGATTTTAGGAAGCATGAAATTAgtactaaagaaaagaaaaatccacaTCTCAAAGTTGAGAAATACCGGTTACCTTCCTCAAGTAAACTGGAGAAGCATGAAACTAATAGTTcaggaaagaaaaacagtttgTGTGATTTTGAGACGTATCAAGCTTCATTGCCAAGTGATCTCATGAAGCATCGAAGTGATTCAACATTAGAGGAGAATCCTTGGCATAACATTGATAACTACCAAAAATTACCCCTATCAAATGATGTATCCAAACATGATAAAAATCCTGTAGAACAGAGGAAAACCCAGCATGGCTTTAAGAAGTACTGTAAACTAACATCAAATGATTTAGCAAAGCATGAAAATGTTGCTGCTGAAGGAAAGGCCAGGAGGCCAGGGTCTGATCAAAGAAATGACAGAAAAACAGAACTCCAGGACTGCACTAGAACAGCAGCACACGCAAAATACATAGCAGAAAGTTACAGTGAAGGACCCCTAAATTCATCTTTTAAACCAATGATAGTTAGAGTAAGTGACACATTTAAACATCACACCTGA
- the LOC117870773 gene encoding uncharacterized protein LOC117870773 isoform X1 has translation MFVGNYPPSAGLHRHYCWSRAPETPTIPEQRQEGARIQGLFIGTKCTKFCDDKLLIDPMVLKKKLNRMATEPGAFAVLSSLLLYITDLAACDPQMPRKKAKWAEGKGNKVIYNPECQSANTSKRPTRFQLLQSKFMNNNREPYIKKTREVGKLIIKEKQWVNRGCLNATVNKLDKNKEKKGSGQALEENKKIMPNERVKWNGLSGKNTVKNILKKFLAAEEKETKEKASVWKKKEPNSNLPKIISKNSVFSKLKEKFEQASSVCSATEAKTLLLRKGEKNNTKVPSRTPIHKPEVTVLHTVTAPVLNSPQSQYLVCTTAPMPRFSVVTEISHPWSWLTNNTESNQPFDHGTQMVEMSDSDSKHDIKPGKNEMPENRAQDREYKGQMQTVQCVMPKVMTDNKDSAETKIDSTNQGPGFLPNLDRSSTFCKNKSLADCIPTLSKPTLSHKGNSTLAGFDTSSLGDNKTAQNVSEDNPSTNLPYSGIAEGSSAYSPQDIKEVGIPKITVNACSSKETEIEFSESEKDPLFASQKCFPEEKLSENIPSFCSPVAQASQNVVPPNDDLQLIVKIPVTDKMPPLMPRQENASDFKGKHSKAAVKREKFHYKQEIFPSSRKNDCKVTAKQEEEPDINPNKLSDCQMQTEQITQESQPHQMLGQQNNIDNFSINVSNPTMTQTNDSKKEKSGIVEGKHICSDFEKDQGPLSSYLMKHRCYIPEENFGKDQLSSNEMASQENNTARERSTLCNLEIYEMPSKYFMKHESDIADENPWPNSETCQSFSSNYLTKHENNATEQRIWHAIEKPQIPSSKDLVKDETYSVEDKKACHNSDEYQLPSSNESAKHKGDIIAKNAMYNRENYQTPPSSSDVINHENNTVKEKNIHHVFEKNELLSPNELGKHENNTAEEISLLSKVEKSQLPSSKALLKPEKNIAVGRMPLNNCEKYRLPSPNESEKHENNTVVKTRPWSNLEQDQLPTPNDTLNYENEMRDENFEKNQFPSSNEMVTHENNSTSERNNLHKYEEYQMLSSDNGLKHENDTMVEKKHKDNSAKEKNSSSFETCQLPLSKNKINTPGPRNTLCSIKYQMPSRDLVENEYDTTEEENTCCNTERYQLFSSRESMKHENNAAEARNIQSNFKNYQKPSSRSIGKHESKTVQERSTHHNFEEYQLLSRNAPQKHGKKGAVERDTLCNPKKNQKPSSSSLVKQENNVTVEKQQQTPLSDDFVKHETETVEEKNKHHSSEKYQLTSSNKLVKHGKNTTVEKKQQIPISNDFRKHETNTVKEKNKHHSSEKCQLTASNKLVTHGKNTAVEKKQQIPIANDFRKHEISTKEKKNPHLKVEKYRLPSSSKLEKHETNSSGKKNSLCDFETYQASLPSDLMKHRSDSTLEENPWHNIDNYQKLPLSNDVSKHDKNPVEQRKTQHGFKKYCKLTSNDLAKHENVAAEGKARRPGSDQRNDRKTELQDCTRTAAHAKYIAESYSEGPLNSSFKPMIVRVSDTFKHHT, from the exons ATGTTTGTTGGAAACTACCCTCCCTCTGCAGGACTGCATAGGCACTACTGCTGGTCTAGGGCTCCAGAAACCCCCACAATCCCAGAACAGAGGCAAGAAGGGGCCAGGATCCAGGGGTTGTTCATTGG CACTAAATGTACAAAGTTTTGCGATGATAAGCTGCTGATAGATCCCATGGTGCTGAAGAAGAAGCTAAATAGGATGGCAACAGAACCAGGGGCTTTTGCTGTCCTCAGCAGCCTGCTGCTTTACATCACAGACCTCGCGGCCTGCGACCCACAGATGCCGAGGAAGAAGGCAAAATGGGCAGAAGGCAAAGGAAACAAGGTGATTTATAATCCTGAATGCCAAAGTGCAAACACAAGCAAGCGCCCCACAAGATTCCAGCTTTTGCAGTCCAAGTTCATGAACAACAATCGTGAACCTTACATAAAAAAGACAAGAGAAGTTGGCAAGCTAATCATTAAAGAAAAGCAGTGGGTAAACAGGGGCTGTCTAAATGCCACTGTTAACAAATTagacaaaaataaggaaaaaaaaggaagCGGTCAAGCACTAGAAGAGAACAAAAAGATAATGCCCAATGAGAGGGTCAAGTGGAATGGCCTGAGTGGGAAAAATACAGTGAAAAACATTCTGAAGAAATTTTtagctgcagaggagaaagaaaCTAAGGAGAAAGCTTCTGTCTGGAAAAAGAAAGAGCCTAACAGCAATTTGCCAAAAATTATCAGCAAGAATTCTGTTTTCTCCAAACTGAAGGAAAAGTTTGAACAGGCTAGTTCTGTTTGTTCAGCCACAGAGGCAAAAACATTGCTGTTGCGCAAAGGtgagaaaaataatacaaaggtCCCAAGTAGAACACCTATTCACAAACCAGAGGTCACAGTGCTACACACTGTGACAGCCCCAGTTCTAAATAGCCCTCAGTCCCAGTATTTAGTGTGTACGACGGCTCCAATGCCTAGATTCAGTGTTGTGACTGAAATTAGCCATCCTTGGAGCTGGTTGACAAACAACACTGAAAGTAATCAGCCTTTTGATCATGGCACTCAAATGGTAGAGATGAGTGACTCTGACAGCAAACATGATATTAAGCCTGGTAAGAATGAAATGCCAGAAAATAGGGCACAAGACAGAGAGTACAAAGGACAGATGCAAACTGTACAATGTGTAATGCCCAAGGTCATGACTGACAACAAGGACAGTGCAGAGACTAAAATAGATTCCACAAACCAAGGACCTGGTTTTCTTCCTAATCTAGACCGCTCTTCTACTTTCTGTAAAAATAAATCCCTTGCAGACTGCATTCCTACCTTATCTAAACCCACCCTATCTCACAAGGGGAATAGCACATTAGCTGGATTTGATACATCTTCATTAGGGGATAATAAAACTGCTCAAAATGTTAGTGAAGACAATCCGTCTACTAACTTGCCTTATTCTGGTATAGCTGAAGGATCCAGCGCATACAGtccccaggatattaaagaggtTGGTATTCCTAAAATAACAGTGAATGCATGCAGTTCAAAGGAGACAGAAATAGAGTTCTCGGAGTCAGAAAAAGATCCTCTCTTTGCAAGCCAAAAATGTTTCCCGGAGGAGAAACTATCGGAAAATATTCCATCGTTTTGCTCCCCAGTAGCTCAGGCATCTCAGAATGTAGTGCCTCCAAATGATGACCTGCAATTAATTGTCAAAATACCAGTTACTGACAAAATGCCACCGCTGATGCCAAGGCAAGAAAATGCATCCGATTTTAAAGGCAAACATTCCAAAGCAGCTGTAAAAAGAGAGAAATTTCACTATAAACAGGAAATATTTCCTAGTTCTAGAAAAAATGATTGCAAAGTCACAGCTAAGCAAGAAGAGGAGCCAGACATAAATCCAAACAAGCTGTCTGATTGTCAAATGCAAACTGAACAAATAACCCAGGAATCACAACCACATCAAATGCTTGGTCAACAAAATAACATTGATAATTTCAGCATTAACGTATCAAATCCGACTATGACTCAGACAAATGattcaaagaaggaaaaaagtggTATTGTAGAAGGAAAGCATATCTGCTCTGATTTTGAAAAGGACCAAGGTCCATTGTCAAGTTATTTAATGAAGCACAGGTGTTATATTCCAGAAGAGAATTTTGGGAAGGACCAATTATCATCAAATGAAATGGCAAGTCAGGAAAACAATACTGCCAGGGAAAGGAGTACCTTGTGTAATCTGGAGATTTATGAAATGCCATCAAAGTATTTTATGAAGCATGAAAGTGACATTGCAGATGAGAATCCCTGGCCTAATTCTGAGACATGTCAATCATTCTCATCAAATTATTTAACAAAGCACGAAAACAATGCTACAGAACAAAGAATCTGGCATGCTATTGAAAAGCCCCAGATCCCATCATCAAAAGATTTGGTGAAAGATGAAACCTATAGTGTAGAAGATAAGAAGGCTTGTCATAATTCTGATGAGTACCAATTACCTTCTTCAAATGAGTCAGCAAAGCATAAAGGTGATATTATAGCAAAGAATGCTATGTATAACCGTGAGAATTACCAGACACCACCATCATCAAGTGATGTCATAAACCATGAAAATAATACAGTCAAAGAGAAGAATATCCATCATGTTTTTGAGAAGAATGAGTTACTCTCACCAAATGAACTGGGGAAGCATGAAAATAACACTGCAGAAGAGATAAGTCTCTTGAGTAAAGTAGAGAAATCCCAATTACCCTCATCAAAAGCACTGTTGAAGCCTGAAAAGAATATCGCAGTAGGGAGAATGCCCTTGAATAACTGTGAAAAGTACCGACTACCCTCGCCAAATGAATCAGAGAAGCACGAAAATAATACTGTGGTAAAAACAAGACCCTGGAGTAATCTGGAGCAAGACCAACTGCCAACTCCAAATGATACTCTGAATTATGAAAATGAGATGAGAGATGAGAACTTTGAGAAAAACCAGTTTCCTTCCTCAAATGAAATGGTGACTCATGAAAATAATAGTACAAGTGAGAGAAATAACTTACATAAATATGAAGAGTACCAAATGCTGTCTTCAGATAATGGTTTGAAACATGAAAATGATACGATGGTAGAGAAGAAGCATAAGGATAATagtgcaaaagagaagaattCGTCTAGTTTTGAGACATGCCAATTACCCTTATCAAAGAATAAAATTAACACTCCAGGACCAAGAAATACCTTGTGTAGCATCAAATACCAAATGCCATCAAGAGATTTAGTGGAAAATGAATATGATACAACAGAAGAGGAAAACACCTGTTGTAATACTGAGAGATACCAACTGTTCTCATCCCGTGAATCAATGAAACATGAAAATAATGCTGCAGAGGCAAGAAATATCCAGAGTAACTTTAAAAATTACCAAAAGCCATCATCAAGAAGTATAGGGAAGCATGAAAGCAAAACTGTCCAAGAGAGAAGTACCCATCATAATTTTGAAGAGTACCAGTTACTTTCAAGAAATGCACCACAGAAGCATGGAAAGAAAGGTGCAGTAGAGAGAGATACCTTGTGTAACCCTAAGAAGAATCAAAAACCATCATCAAGTTCATTGGTGAAGCAAGAAAATAATGTTACAGTAGAAAAGCAACAACAAACACCATTGTCAGATGATTTTGTGAAGCATGAAACTGAAACTGTGGAAGAGAAGAATAAACATCATAGTTCTGAGAAGTACCAATTAACCTCATCAAATAAATTAGTCAAGCATGGAAAAAATACCACAGTAGAGAAGAAGCAACAAATACCAATATCAAATGATTTTAGAAAGCATGAAACTAACACTGTGAAAGAGAAGAATAAACATCATAGCTCTGAGAAGTGCCAATTAACCGCATCAAATAAATTGGTGACACATGGAAAAAATACTGCAGTAGAGAAAAAGCAACAAATACCAATAGCAAATGATTTTAGGAAGCATGAAATTAgtactaaagaaaagaaaaatccacaTCTCAAAGTTGAGAAATACCGGTTACCTTCCTCAAGTAAACTGGAGAAGCATGAAACTAATAGTTcaggaaagaaaaacagtttgTGTGATTTTGAGACGTATCAAGCTTCATTGCCAAGTGATCTCATGAAGCATCGAAGTGATTCAACATTAGAGGAGAATCCTTGGCATAACATTGATAACTACCAAAAATTACCCCTATCAAATGATGTATCCAAACATGATAAAAATCCTGTAGAACAGAGGAAAACCCAGCATGGCTTTAAGAAGTACTGTAAACTAACATCAAATGATTTAGCAAAGCATGAAAATGTTGCTGCTGAAGGAAAGGCCAGGAGGCCAGGGTCTGATCAAAGAAATGACAGAAAAACAGAACTCCAGGACTGCACTAGAACAGCAGCACACGCAAAATACATAGCAGAAAGTTACAGTGAAGGACCCCTAAATTCATCTTTTAAACCAATGATAGTTAGAGTAAGTGACACATTTAAACATCACACCTGA